A single window of Nicotiana tomentosiformis chromosome 1, ASM39032v3, whole genome shotgun sequence DNA harbors:
- the LOC104097940 gene encoding shaggy-related protein kinase epsilon has product MNVMRRLKSIASGRSSVSDPGGDSSIKRVKVEQEVDQRVVGETQMEERCTTIVPKEDMASTSKGTTTGSTSTMDTRPENSEFDELPKEMHEMKIKDEKADSHEDNLKDMEPAVVSGNGTETGQIIVTTVSGRNGQQKQTLSYMAERVVGTGSFGTVFQAKCLETGESVAIKKVLQDRRYKNRELQIMRTLDHPNVVKLRHCFYSTTEKNEVYLNLVLEYVSETVYRVSRHYSRMNQHMPIIYVQLYTYQICRALNYMHGVLGVCHRDIKPQNLLVNPHTHQLKLCDFGSAKMLVPGEPNISYICSRYYRAPELIFGATEYTTAIDMWSAGCVMAELLLGQPLFPGESGVDQLVEIIKILGTPTREEIRCMNPNYTEFKFPQIKAHPWHKIFHKRMPPEAVDLVSRLLQYSPTLRCTALEACAHPFFDPLREPNACLPNGRPLPPLFNFTAQELSGAPADLRKRLIPEHMRK; this is encoded by the exons ATGAATGTCATGCGTCGCCTTAAGAGCATTGCTTCTGGACGTTCCTCCGTTTCAGATCCT GGTGGCGATTCAAGCATAAAGAGGGTGAAGGTTGAGCAAGAAGTAGATCAAAGGGTGGTTGGTGAAACTCAAATGGAAGAGAGATGTACAACTATAGTTCCAAAAGAGGATATGGCTTCTACTTCTAAGGGCACAACTACTGGAAGCACATCAACTATGGATACTAGACCAGAAAATTCGGAGTTTGATGAGCTTCCTAAAGAAATGCATGAAATGAAAATTAAAGACGAAAAAGCTGATAGTCATGAGGATAATTTAAAG GATATGGAACCTGCTGTTGTTAGTGGTAATGGAACGGAAACTGGTCAGATAATTGTGACTACTGTGAGTGGTCGAAATGGACAACAGAAACAG ACATTGTCTTACATGGCGGAGCGCGTGGTTGGTACTGGTTCATTTGGAACTGTATTTCAG GCGAAGTGCTTGGAAACTGGTGAATCTGTTGCTATAAAGAAAGTCTTACAAGATAGGAGATATAAGAACAGAGAACTTCAGATTATGCGCACGCTTGATCATCCTAATGTTGTTAAACTAAGACACTGCTTCTATTCTACTACTGAAAAGAATGAAGTCTACCTTAACCTTGTCCTTGAATATGTTTCTGAAACTGTTTACCGAGTTTCAAGGCACTACAGCAGAATGAACCAACACATGCCCATTATATATGTGCAGCTATACACATACCAG ATATGTCGGGCTTTGAATTACATGCATGGTGTTCTTGGTGTATGCCATCGTGATATTAAACCACAGAATCTTTTG GTTAATCCCCACACACATCAGCTAAAGCTCTGTGATTTTGGGAGTGCAAagatgttg GTGCCTGGAGAGCCCAACATATCATACATTTGTTCTCGTTATTATAGGGCCCCTGAATTGATCTTTGGGGCTACGGAGTACACAACTGCAATTGACATGTGGTCTGCTGGTTGTGTTATGGCTGAGCTACTTCTGGGACAG CCTCTTTTCCCCGGAGAAAGTGGTGTTGATCAGCTGGTGGAAATCATCAAG ATTTTGGGGACACCAACTAGAGAGGAGATTAGGTGCATGAATCCAAACTACACAGAGTTCAAGTTTCCCCAGATCAAAGCTCACCCGTGGCACAAG ATATTTCATAAAAGAATGCCTCCTGAAGCAGTAGATCTTGTATCAAGGCTTCTTCAATATTCTCCAACTCTACGTTGTACTGCT TTGGAGGCATGTGCACACCCTTTCTTTGATCCTTTAAGGGAACCAAATGCTTGCTTGCCAAATGGGCGACCTCTGCCACCTCTTTTCAACTTTACTGCTCAAG AGCTCTCTGGTGCACCTGCTGACCTGCGAAAACGCCTTATTCCTGAACACATGCGCAAGTGA